One Streptomyces sp. NBC_01217 genomic region harbors:
- a CDS encoding pseudouridine-5'-phosphate glycosidase, with product MSLNTSAGAHPYAPALSTEVQTALATHHPVVALESTIIAHGLPRPRNLRVAQELEGLVRSAGAVPATIAVLDGRAHIGLDKDQLERVAADPAMRKLGHRDLAPALATGASGATTVSATAFLAAHAGLRVFATGGLGGVHREWTRTQDESADLRLLARTGITVVCAGVKSILDVPATLQRLETLGVGVLGYGTDRFPGFYLNSSGEPVDWTVRTPEEVAEVMRAQDALGGPDSALIVANPVSVADQLDPALHDRVLTEALAESRERGIVGQAVTPFLLDRLMRGTGGASLEANLAAVRGNVSLAARISGAWAAAARNTAAHRGTKDTAERRDPAAGR from the coding sequence ATGTCACTGAATACGTCGGCCGGCGCACACCCCTACGCCCCCGCACTCTCCACCGAGGTACAGACGGCCCTCGCCACGCACCACCCCGTCGTGGCCCTGGAGTCGACGATCATCGCCCATGGTCTGCCACGCCCCCGCAATCTGCGGGTGGCTCAGGAACTCGAAGGGCTCGTACGGTCCGCGGGCGCCGTGCCCGCCACGATCGCCGTACTCGACGGAAGGGCCCACATCGGACTGGACAAGGACCAGCTGGAGCGGGTCGCCGCGGACCCGGCGATGCGGAAGCTGGGCCACCGGGACCTCGCACCGGCTCTGGCGACGGGCGCGAGCGGGGCGACGACCGTGTCCGCGACGGCGTTCCTGGCCGCGCACGCGGGCCTGCGCGTCTTCGCGACCGGCGGCCTCGGCGGCGTACACCGGGAATGGACCCGGACCCAGGACGAGTCCGCGGACCTCCGGCTCCTCGCGCGGACCGGCATCACGGTGGTGTGCGCGGGGGTGAAGTCGATCCTGGACGTCCCCGCCACGCTGCAGCGCCTGGAGACGCTCGGCGTCGGAGTGCTCGGTTACGGCACCGACCGCTTCCCCGGCTTCTATCTGAACAGCTCGGGCGAGCCGGTCGACTGGACGGTGCGGACGCCCGAGGAGGTCGCGGAGGTGATGCGCGCCCAGGACGCGCTCGGCGGTCCGGATTCCGCGCTGATCGTCGCCAATCCCGTATCCGTGGCGGACCAGCTGGATCCCGCACTCCACGACCGTGTGCTGACCGAGGCCCTCGCAGAATCCCGGGAGCGCGGCATCGTGGGCCAGGCCGTCACACCGTTTCTGCTGGACCGGCTGATGCGGGGAACCGGGGGCGCTTCGCTGGAGGCCAATCTGGCGGCCGTACGCGGCAACGTGTCGCTCGCCGCACGGATCTCCGGCGCGTGGGCCGCCGCCGCACGGAACACAGCAGCTCATCGGGGCACGAAGGACACGGCAGAGCGCCGCGACCCGGCGGCCGGCCGATGA
- a CDS encoding DUF7873 family protein, whose protein sequence is MAKLNQIIAVEKGVKSKAHQDLTAAHHGLQKTGLLAGISRTYQPKDEEGEQLPPESTLVQIKAEDVLRETATTLTRLFDVTATKDWANCSARADVKVEGRVLVSEVPVSYLLFLEKQLTDINTFVRKLPVLDASEAWSQDPSTDSWKTEPVRTLRTKKVPRNHVKAEATEKHPAQVEVYYEDIPIGYWTTVKFSGALPARRVNELLDRVEKLQQAVKFAREEANGVDVTDQRVGDAVFGYLFG, encoded by the coding sequence GTGGCGAAACTCAATCAGATCATCGCAGTGGAGAAGGGCGTCAAGTCCAAGGCTCACCAGGACCTGACGGCGGCGCATCACGGCCTCCAGAAGACCGGCCTGCTGGCCGGGATCTCCCGGACGTATCAGCCGAAGGACGAGGAGGGTGAGCAGCTGCCGCCCGAGTCGACCCTGGTGCAGATCAAGGCCGAGGACGTGCTGCGGGAGACCGCGACGACCCTGACCCGGCTCTTCGATGTGACCGCCACGAAGGACTGGGCGAACTGTTCGGCCCGCGCGGACGTGAAGGTCGAAGGTCGTGTGCTCGTGAGCGAGGTGCCGGTGTCGTATCTGCTCTTCCTGGAGAAGCAGTTGACGGACATCAATACCTTTGTCCGCAAGCTTCCGGTGCTCGATGCCTCCGAGGCCTGGTCCCAGGACCCGTCGACGGACTCCTGGAAGACCGAGCCGGTGAGGACCCTTCGTACGAAGAAGGTGCCTCGCAACCATGTGAAGGCGGAGGCCACCGAGAAGCACCCGGCACAGGTCGAGGTGTACTACGAGGACATCCCGATCGGGTACTGGACGACCGTGAAGTTCTCCGGGGCCCTCCCCGCCCGGCGGGTCAATGAACTGCTGGACCGGGTGGAGAAGCTTCAGCAGGCCGTGAAGTTCGCCCGCGAGGAGGCCAACGGCGTGGATGTCACCGACCAGCGGGTGGGTGATGCGGTATTCGGCTACCTCTTCGGGTAG
- a CDS encoding carbohydrate kinase family protein → MTDGGLLVVGDVVTDVMARHGTALIHGTDTSARIRTLPGGAGANVACWAARSGCRDVRLLARVGADSAAWHRDALQRAGVRCLLAVDDDVPTATVVALVDSAAERTFLTDSGAVLRLSPGDWSPSMLDKIAHLHLSGYLLFAATSRETALLALREARRRQVTVSVDPASAGFLAELGVDRFLTAVEGTDLLLPNADEARLLTGLPEPADAAAKLSLQVPRVVVTLGEGGALLAVAGAVTRHIPAVEVRGAVDSTGAGDAFTGGFLAALLSGADDASAAEAGCRSGAEAVTTVGGRPGPPGRGGGP, encoded by the coding sequence ATGACCGACGGCGGCCTTCTCGTCGTCGGCGACGTGGTCACCGATGTGATGGCCCGGCACGGGACGGCGCTGATCCACGGCACGGACACCTCGGCCCGGATCCGCACCCTGCCCGGCGGCGCGGGCGCCAACGTCGCGTGCTGGGCGGCGCGTTCGGGCTGTCGCGACGTACGGCTGCTGGCCCGGGTCGGCGCCGACAGCGCGGCCTGGCACCGGGACGCGCTGCAACGGGCAGGGGTACGTTGCCTGCTGGCCGTGGACGACGACGTACCGACCGCCACCGTCGTCGCCCTCGTCGATTCCGCCGCCGAGCGCACCTTCCTCACCGACAGCGGCGCCGTGCTCCGCCTCTCCCCCGGCGACTGGTCGCCGTCGATGCTCGACAAGATCGCCCATCTCCATCTCTCCGGATACCTGCTCTTCGCCGCGACGAGCCGGGAGACGGCCCTGCTCGCCCTGCGGGAGGCCCGGCGGCGGCAGGTCACGGTGAGCGTCGACCCGGCTTCGGCCGGGTTCCTCGCCGAGCTGGGCGTCGACCGGTTCCTGACAGCAGTGGAGGGCACGGATCTGCTGCTGCCCAATGCGGACGAGGCCCGGCTGCTCACCGGACTGCCCGAACCGGCCGACGCCGCAGCCAAGTTGAGCCTTCAGGTGCCCCGGGTGGTCGTCACGCTCGGCGAGGGCGGCGCCCTGCTGGCCGTCGCGGGCGCGGTCACCCGGCACATCCCGGCGGTCGAGGTGCGGGGTGCGGTGGACTCGACGGGCGCGGGCGACGCGTTCACCGGCGGCTTTCTCGCGGCGCTCCTGTCGGGGGCGGACGATGCATCGGCCGCCGAGGCGGGCTGCCGATCGGGGGCGGAGGCGGTCACCACCGTGGGAGGCCGCCCCGGCCCACCGGGCCGGGGCGGCGGCCCCTGA
- a CDS encoding peptidase — MTCPACRVPVHTQFASFELVGPIVEGGLDPATDPAWADSGAESPAEYARWSGHLCGMTCLRMALGPGAPPLFTLRDGALKYGAYTQDSGGVIRGLIYAPFAEYVREVHGLDATVHPRLTSREILGLLDGGRTVMASVHYGIRHPQRPAPGRGGHLVLLTSRTGDGTGVHFHNPSGTTPGTRAADLPLADFERFFAGRGVSLPAGT, encoded by the coding sequence GTGACCTGCCCCGCCTGCCGCGTTCCCGTTCACACCCAGTTCGCCTCGTTCGAGCTCGTCGGCCCGATCGTGGAGGGCGGACTCGATCCGGCCACCGACCCGGCCTGGGCGGATTCGGGGGCGGAGTCACCGGCCGAGTACGCGCGCTGGTCAGGTCATCTGTGCGGTATGACCTGCCTGCGCATGGCGCTCGGCCCCGGGGCCCCGCCCCTGTTCACGCTGCGCGACGGGGCGCTCAAGTACGGCGCGTACACGCAGGACTCGGGCGGGGTGATCCGCGGCCTGATCTACGCTCCCTTCGCGGAGTACGTACGCGAGGTCCACGGCCTGGACGCCACGGTCCACCCCCGGCTCACGTCGCGGGAGATCCTCGGCCTGCTGGACGGCGGCCGGACGGTCATGGCCTCGGTGCACTACGGCATCCGCCATCCGCAGCGACCCGCCCCGGGGCGCGGCGGGCACCTGGTGCTGCTGACGTCCCGCACCGGCGACGGCACCGGCGTCCACTTCCACAACCCGTCCGGCACGACACCCGGAACGCGCGCCGCGGATCTTCCCCTCGCCGACTTCGAGCGCTTCTTCGCGGGACGCGGGGTGTCACTGCCCGCGGGTACGTGA
- a CDS encoding cupin domain-containing protein, whose amino-acid sequence MTTLDQAAASFAVHIPDAELEPEPLDPAQIVSGDPVVTGKVLWESPDGKQVRGIWQITPGVVTDTEANELFVVVSGRASVVVEGGATLEIGPGDACVLREGDRTTWTVHETLRKAYHISL is encoded by the coding sequence ATGACCACACTTGATCAAGCCGCAGCCTCGTTCGCCGTGCACATTCCGGACGCCGAACTGGAGCCGGAACCGCTCGACCCGGCACAGATCGTCTCGGGCGATCCCGTGGTGACCGGCAAGGTGCTCTGGGAGTCGCCCGACGGCAAGCAGGTGCGCGGAATCTGGCAGATCACGCCCGGCGTGGTCACGGACACCGAGGCGAACGAGCTGTTCGTGGTCGTCAGCGGACGCGCGAGCGTGGTGGTCGAGGGCGGGGCGACGCTGGAGATCGGACCGGGTGACGCCTGCGTGCTGCGCGAGGGCGACCGTACGACGTGGACCGTGCACGAGACGCTGCGCAAGGCGTACCACATCAGCCTCTGA
- a CDS encoding DUF3574 domain-containing protein translates to MAVLAVGTPVAYATLGDEASSASQPAAAVRGKAYIETRLYFGTERPDGGPDVTDQQFLAFVDEEVTPRFPNGLTIQDGRGQWRDSHGVIERERSYELTLLYPASEARVRDAQIERIRNAYEKEYAQDSVARVEERTTADF, encoded by the coding sequence CTGGCCGTACTGGCCGTGGGCACACCCGTCGCGTACGCCACTCTCGGCGACGAGGCCTCCTCCGCCTCGCAACCGGCCGCTGCCGTACGCGGGAAGGCCTATATCGAGACCCGGCTGTACTTCGGAACCGAGCGTCCCGACGGCGGACCGGATGTGACCGATCAACAATTCCTGGCGTTCGTCGACGAGGAGGTCACGCCGCGCTTCCCCAACGGGCTGACCATCCAGGACGGCCGGGGACAGTGGCGGGATTCCCACGGGGTGATCGAGCGGGAGCGCAGTTACGAACTGACCCTGCTCTACCCGGCGTCCGAGGCACGCGTGCGCGACGCCCAGATCGAGCGGATCCGGAACGCCTACGAGAAGGAGTACGCCCAGGACTCGGTGGCGCGGGTCGAGGAGCGCACGACCGCCGACTTCTGA
- a CDS encoding helix-turn-helix domain-containing protein, which produces MPRQQQSATRPVRRRSYDQFCATARSLDSVGDRWTLLIVRELLAGPRRYTDLHADLPGVSTDVLASRLKDMEQSGLVTRRRLPPPAAASVYELTERGHGLLPVLAALAEWGAPALTERRPTDAVRAHWFALPLLRALDGLTHAGVVEVHLDEGEFHVRAGGTTAGAAVYGEGPVARADARIALDVEVCLALGQGELTLAEAVEDGRIEVSGDGPLAAELRGE; this is translated from the coding sequence ATGCCACGTCAGCAACAGTCCGCAACACGCCCGGTCCGCCGCCGGAGTTACGACCAGTTCTGCGCCACCGCGCGCTCCCTCGATTCGGTGGGCGACCGGTGGACCCTGCTGATAGTCCGCGAACTGCTGGCGGGTCCTCGCCGCTACACCGATCTCCACGCCGACCTGCCGGGCGTCAGTACGGACGTCCTCGCCTCCCGGCTCAAGGACATGGAGCAGAGCGGCCTGGTCACCCGCCGCCGTCTCCCGCCGCCCGCCGCGGCCTCGGTGTACGAACTGACGGAGCGCGGCCACGGACTGCTGCCCGTGCTCGCCGCGCTCGCCGAGTGGGGCGCGCCCGCGCTCACCGAGCGGCGGCCCACCGACGCGGTGCGGGCACACTGGTTCGCGCTCCCGCTGCTGCGCGCGCTGGACGGGCTGACCCATGCGGGAGTCGTCGAAGTCCATCTGGACGAGGGCGAGTTCCATGTGCGCGCGGGTGGTACGACAGCCGGTGCGGCTGTGTACGGGGAGGGGCCCGTCGCACGCGCGGATGCCCGTATTGCACTCGACGTCGAGGTCTGTCTGGCGCTCGGGCAGGGTGAGTTGACGCTCGCCGAGGCAGTCGAGGACGGGCGTATCGAGGTGTCGGGCGACGGGCCGCTCGCCGCCGAACTCCGCGGCGAGTGA
- a CDS encoding SWIM zinc finger family protein, with protein sequence MSSRPRSYAARPEPRPVARSRPGPDDLRRTFEAVPPRTSDGDEPFADSWWGRAWVAALESLSMDEGRLSRGRAYADSGKVAAITVTPGRVVAYVHGSRPRPYRAELRLRSLTDADWDTFLGAVAARPGHLAALLAKEMPHSLVDTAAGAGIALLPAAGDLDPGCSCPDHGWPCKHVAALCYQMARLLDADPFVLLLLRGRGERELLEELGRRNAAHSARERPTAPATPSVPARDALADRYLPPLPAPLPVLPRPGQPPSYPGLPGARDPLALDHLATDAAARAHTLLTTGLDPLAGLTPWQDAVRLAASRPTAGLTATTRALYRELAYATGRTPTDLARAVAAWRQGGAEGLAVLETPWDPPAGPFDRARPALAAADFPRFHPWHNHLTHPGGTLQLRFGHDGRWYGYESEPGEDDWWPRATPDTDPVGTLMELTLMELGEG encoded by the coding sequence ATGAGCTCCCGGCCCCGTTCGTACGCCGCCCGCCCCGAACCGCGCCCCGTCGCCCGCTCACGCCCCGGCCCCGACGATCTGCGCCGCACCTTCGAGGCCGTGCCGCCCCGCACGTCCGACGGCGACGAACCCTTTGCGGACAGCTGGTGGGGCCGGGCCTGGGTGGCCGCCCTGGAGTCCCTGTCGATGGACGAGGGACGACTCTCCCGCGGCCGTGCGTACGCCGACAGCGGGAAGGTCGCAGCGATCACCGTCACGCCCGGACGGGTCGTCGCCTACGTCCACGGCAGCCGCCCCCGCCCCTACCGCGCCGAGCTGCGTCTGCGCTCGCTCACCGACGCCGACTGGGACACCTTCCTCGGAGCGGTCGCCGCCCGCCCCGGCCACCTCGCCGCGCTGCTCGCCAAGGAGATGCCGCACTCGCTGGTCGACACGGCGGCCGGGGCCGGTATCGCACTGCTGCCCGCCGCGGGCGACCTCGACCCCGGCTGCTCCTGCCCCGACCACGGCTGGCCCTGCAAGCATGTGGCCGCCCTCTGCTACCAGATGGCCCGGCTCCTGGACGCCGATCCGTTCGTTCTGCTGCTGCTGCGCGGCCGGGGCGAGCGCGAACTCCTCGAAGAGCTGGGCCGCCGCAACGCCGCGCACTCCGCCCGGGAGCGCCCCACGGCCCCCGCCACCCCTTCCGTACCGGCCCGCGACGCGCTGGCCGACCGCTACCTCCCGCCGCTACCCGCCCCGCTCCCGGTCCTGCCGCGTCCCGGGCAGCCACCCTCGTACCCCGGCCTGCCCGGTGCCCGGGACCCGCTCGCCCTCGACCACCTCGCCACGGACGCGGCGGCCCGCGCGCACACGCTCCTCACCACCGGCCTCGATCCGCTCGCCGGCCTCACTCCCTGGCAGGACGCCGTGCGACTGGCCGCGTCCCGCCCCACCGCCGGACTCACCGCGACCACCCGAGCCCTCTACCGCGAACTGGCGTATGCCACCGGCCGCACCCCCACCGACCTGGCCCGCGCCGTCGCGGCCTGGCGTCAGGGCGGTGCCGAGGGGCTGGCCGTCCTCGAAACGCCCTGGGACCCTCCGGCCGGTCCCTTCGACCGGGCCCGCCCCGCGCTCGCCGCCGCCGACTTCCCCCGCTTCCACCCCTGGCACAACCACCTCACGCACCCCGGCGGCACGCTCCAGCTCCGCTTCGGCCACGACGGCCGTTGGTACGGCTACGAATCCGAGCCGGGCGAGGACGACTGGTGGCCCAGGGCCACCCCCGACACCGACCCGGTGGGCACGCTCATGGAACTCACGCTCATGGAACTCGGCGAAGGCTGA
- a CDS encoding pyridoxal phosphate-dependent aminotransferase codes for MEFRQSSKLDEVCYEIRGPVIEHANALEEAGHSVLRLNTGNPALFGFEAPEEIVQDMIRMLPQAHGYTDSRGILSARRAVAQRYQAMGLTDVGVDDIFLGNGVSELISMAVQALLEDGDEVLIPSPDYPLWTAVVTLAGGRAVHYTCDEASDWNPDLADMASKITDRTKAVVIINPNNPTGAVYPREVLEGILDLARRHGLLVFADEIYDQILYDDAEHHSVASLAPDLFCLTFSGLSKTYRVAGFRSGWMVISGPQQHARNYLEGLTTLASMRLCPNAPAQYAIQAALGGRQSIRELVVPGGRLYEQRNRAWEKLNEIPGVSCVKPKGALYAFPRIDPKVHRIVDDEKFVLDLLLREKIQVVQGSGFNWPRPDHFRILTLPYADDLDAAISRIGRFLTGYRQ; via the coding sequence ATGGAGTTCAGGCAGTCCAGCAAGCTCGACGAGGTCTGTTACGAGATCCGGGGCCCGGTCATCGAGCACGCCAACGCCCTGGAGGAGGCGGGTCACAGCGTGCTCCGGCTCAACACGGGCAACCCCGCGCTCTTCGGCTTCGAGGCGCCGGAGGAGATCGTCCAGGACATGATCCGGATGCTTCCGCAGGCCCACGGCTACACCGATTCGCGAGGCATCCTGTCCGCGCGCCGCGCGGTGGCGCAGCGCTACCAGGCGATGGGGCTGACGGATGTCGGCGTCGATGACATCTTCCTCGGCAACGGCGTGTCCGAGCTGATCTCCATGGCCGTCCAGGCGCTGCTGGAGGACGGTGACGAGGTGCTCATCCCGTCCCCCGACTATCCGCTGTGGACCGCGGTGGTGACGCTCGCGGGCGGCAGGGCCGTGCACTACACCTGCGACGAGGCCTCGGACTGGAACCCGGACCTCGCCGACATGGCGTCGAAGATCACCGACCGCACCAAGGCCGTCGTGATCATCAACCCGAACAACCCGACCGGCGCCGTCTATCCGCGCGAGGTCCTCGAAGGCATCCTCGATCTGGCGCGCAGGCACGGCCTGCTGGTGTTCGCCGACGAGATCTACGACCAGATCCTCTACGACGACGCCGAGCACCACAGCGTGGCGTCCCTCGCCCCCGACCTGTTCTGCCTCACCTTCAGCGGCCTGTCGAAGACGTACCGCGTGGCGGGCTTCCGCTCCGGCTGGATGGTGATCTCCGGCCCGCAGCAGCACGCCCGTAACTATCTGGAGGGGCTGACCACGCTCGCCTCCATGCGCCTGTGCCCCAACGCGCCCGCGCAGTACGCCATTCAGGCGGCGCTCGGCGGCCGGCAGTCGATCCGGGAACTGGTCGTGCCCGGCGGCAGGCTGTACGAGCAGCGCAACCGTGCCTGGGAGAAGCTGAACGAGATCCCGGGGGTGTCGTGCGTGAAGCCGAAGGGCGCGCTGTACGCGTTCCCGCGCATCGACCCGAAGGTGCACCGGATCGTCGACGACGAGAAGTTCGTCCTGGATCTGCTGCTGCGGGAGAAGATCCAGGTCGTGCAGGGCAGCGGCTTCAACTGGCCGCGTCCCGACCACTTCCGGATCCTGACGCTCCCGTACGCTGACGATCTCGACGCGGCGATCAGCCGCATCGGCCGCTTCCTGACCGGATACCGCCAGTGA
- a CDS encoding uridine kinase, with protein sequence MRFEAITWERLAEAFAAHADGLTPGDAGPWLKVAVDGAPAARTGELAGRVAQALRVRGRAVLVVSTEGFLRPASLRYEYGKEDPDSYYDSWFDTGALWREVFGPLEAGGSGRVLPDLWDPVTDRATRSPYQVLPEGGVLVVHGPLLLGHWFPFDLSLHLRLSPGALRRRTEEGERWTLPAFSRYEEEAAPGDRADAVVRADDPLHPAWTGWGEAAA encoded by the coding sequence GTGCGATTTGAAGCGATCACCTGGGAGCGGCTGGCCGAAGCCTTTGCCGCGCATGCCGACGGTCTGACGCCGGGAGACGCCGGCCCCTGGCTGAAGGTCGCTGTCGACGGTGCTCCGGCGGCCCGTACGGGGGAGTTGGCCGGGCGAGTCGCACAGGCCCTGCGGGTCCGGGGGCGGGCGGTGCTCGTCGTGTCCACCGAGGGGTTCCTGCGGCCCGCGAGCCTCCGGTACGAGTACGGAAAGGAGGACCCCGACTCGTACTACGACAGCTGGTTCGACACGGGTGCGCTGTGGCGCGAGGTCTTCGGGCCGCTGGAGGCGGGCGGGAGCGGGCGGGTGCTGCCCGATCTCTGGGACCCGGTGACGGACCGGGCGACTCGGAGCCCGTATCAGGTCCTGCCCGAGGGCGGTGTGCTGGTGGTGCACGGCCCGTTGCTGCTGGGGCACTGGTTCCCGTTCGACCTGAGCCTCCATCTGCGGCTGTCGCCGGGTGCGCTGCGGCGGCGTACCGAGGAGGGCGAGCGCTGGACCCTGCCCGCTTTTTCGCGGTACGAGGAGGAGGCGGCGCCCGGGGACCGCGCGGATGCGGTCGTACGGGCCGACGATCCGCTGCACCCGGCCTGGACCGGGTGGGGCGAGGCGGCGGCCTGA
- a CDS encoding cupin domain-containing protein produces the protein MGFGGQQGSRERRIRQGRLAKALVIGGCVAALGFVPSAAIATPGSGVSGTVVATGTSVGKLKVKTPNGRTDVTFRTITVEPGGSTGWHTHSGQLIAVVKSGTLTRTLDDCSVEVTPAGSSFIEPSGVRHRHIGRNLGTEPVVLWVTYLLPRGSALSDDADAVDCDGKK, from the coding sequence ATGGGATTCGGCGGACAACAGGGGAGCCGGGAGCGGCGGATACGGCAGGGGCGTCTCGCCAAGGCCCTGGTCATAGGCGGCTGCGTGGCCGCGCTCGGCTTCGTGCCGTCGGCGGCCATCGCCACACCCGGCAGCGGTGTCAGCGGCACGGTGGTCGCGACGGGCACATCGGTGGGGAAGCTGAAGGTGAAGACGCCGAACGGCCGCACCGATGTGACCTTCCGGACCATCACCGTCGAGCCGGGCGGCTCCACCGGCTGGCACACCCACAGCGGTCAGCTGATCGCCGTCGTCAAGTCCGGGACGCTGACGCGGACCCTTGACGACTGCTCGGTCGAGGTGACGCCCGCGGGCTCCTCCTTCATCGAGCCGTCCGGGGTCAGGCACCGCCACATCGGACGCAACCTGGGGACCGAGCCCGTCGTGCTCTGGGTGACCTATCTGCTGCCCCGGGGCAGTGCGCTCTCCGACGACGCCGACGCGGTGGACTGCGACGGGAAGAAGTAG